Sequence from the Camelus dromedarius isolate mCamDro1 chromosome 12, mCamDro1.pat, whole genome shotgun sequence genome:
gttttttctaAGCATTCTGGGGTCTCCCAAGACTTTCATTCTCTATAATTATGAGGCTTTATTTAATATGACTTGCTAAGTAGAAATTCCTTTCTAGATTTTTAGTTAGGATATAAAGGAAAGTCATTAAAATAGCAGCAAGATATCCATtctaaaagaaaatctaaattattGCCATTATCCATTGTACTTCCCAATTTTTATTGTATAATGCTTTGGTAACTCTAACTTgagtgtgatttttgtttttcccaaaggaaaaacaaattgtttcttttatattcctCTACCCATCTCAACAAAATTGACTAGTTTTTTAGTCACCAAGTTATTAAGTATCAATGTGCTGAACACAGTGCTAATGGACATTAAGCCTAAAGCTCAACCatgtcttttcaaaaaagaaagttgCAGGTCATTAACTTATTTCCCTTAAATCAATGATTGAGGACTTACATTAATCTAATTGCTCagtagaatgtttaaaaaaaacaaaataatggcattcacacacaaccTATTACTACATAGACCTACCTTAATCATGGTGGAAATTGGATGTACCCGCCTAAGATTTTTCATTATactttctgccaaatctgccacAGACAGTCCAATGGCCCAGGATGTGTAGCCTTTCAGTTTGATTACCTCATAAGCACTGTAGGGTAGGGAAGGGTAGGTAGGGAAGGACAAGGAAGGGTAGGAAAAAGTAGGGCGGAGtaacaaagaaaaacagctttCACTGAACACATACTTTAtagtaaataatttatatagtaaataataatatataagtaATACAGTAAAGTGCATTATATACTTAAGAGTAACCTTTGCACATGTATACCAGGATATTATGTATAGAGATGTTCACAACAGTACTGTTGGTAATAGAAAAATTTGGCAACAAGCCCAATGCTCTCCAAAACAGGAGAATGGAGAAACTGTGGTATAACCATAtggtggaatattacttagctgTCAAAACAAGTAACTACAGCCATATGCAACAAAATGGCTGATTCTTATAAATGTAATACTGaatttaagaaagtaaatccAAGATTACATATAGCATGCTTGATTTGGGATTATctcaggtgtgtgtatgtgtagcaGGTAGTGGGGTTGAGTACAGAGGGATGAGTGGGAGAAGGAGCACAGAATTCACTCATTTCCAAGGACCAGCAGACTAACAATTCTAACCCAACAAACACTACAGTTAGTTGACAGGAACTATCAATGTTTCTTTGGTTCGATGGTGGGTTCACAGGatttaattaaacaaatacaaataagaGGGCTCTGCCTAGACAAATCATGATTCATTCTTCAATTCCATAGACCTGAGATCTGCACATGACCACctgatttataataaataaataaggccaCCAAGTTGAAAGCTTCCCTATTTCAACAATTTCTAACcattaataattacatttttagtACTATTATGAAACTATACATTGCTTGAAACTTTATAATCATCTGAATAAATAAGAAGCTAGCTGTATTTCTATTTACAGACTATAATAGGAACTtggatttaaaaattcttattcctAACTAAATGAATCATACATGTTGTTGAAGTAAAGACCAAATCTCAAATAGGGTAGACAATCTAACTTGTTTTATCTTAATAGTTTACATTGCAAACAGAAAGATTTATCATACTATAAACTGAGAATTATGGCAAATAGACTGTAGCATTAATAAATGTCTAGTTTTTAATCCTTTTATCTATTATACAGTATGATCTTTAACAAAGCTTTAGAAAACAAGTTTTCTGATAGAGTAATCAAATGCAAATGCTAGTAAacttttgtttaaataataatacattttcatgTTCTGTGTTAAAAATTGAGATCTATTACCTGTCAACCACCTGTTTGTGAACTGCTTTCCACTGTTCCTTATCTGCATCAGTGCCTAATTCAGGGTGCAGATTCTTCAGGGAGACACCAGCAACATTTATTCCACTCCATacaggaactaaaagaaatagtacagaatatatttatttattcccatGCATCAGCCAGCAGACTAGTAATTCCGACTCATTCTTCTAAAGCTCTCTTTTCTTATCTGAGGAGAATTACCCACCCCCTTTTGACAGATGGTAAAGCTACAATTACCCTAACTTTTAGACTTTCATTGATTAGATTATATAAAGCTAAGAATTGTCACTATATTCTAATCTGTTTTCCTAACCTACTGAGACGAGATAGTATGAGATCATAAGAAGTTTTTTGACATAAGGAACTGAGAACCCTGCAGAAATTATAACAGCTTTCAACTgtgataatagatttttttttttatacactACATTTGGATTGGCTGACCTTTTCAGGGCCAAGAAGTTTAAGTCAACAGCTGCGACAGTAAATGAACTACCCTAAAAACTATCATCTTATTTAATATGTCCATGGTAAGGAATTAAAGAAATTTCATATCCCCAACCAAAATAATGTCAtacagaatggctaaaatcttAACAGTCCTAGCATATAATTATACCCAAAGATAGATTTCTAGAAACGATTCTACCCTAATGAATGGATATCTGATTTAGGCTCTGATTTAGTAATGAAACTCCTGTTAATTTTTCATATGATCTTTttgaaaacacaaagagaaaaaaaagtcatacttACCACTAGAGTCTCCATGCTCCCCCAGGATCCATCCATGACAGCTTAACGGGTGGACTCCCAGCCTTTCCCCCATCAGGTAACGGAACCGGGCTGAATCCAGATTGCAACCACTTCCAATAACACGGTTTTTGGGAAAGCCACTTATCTTCCAGGCCACATAGGTCAAGATATCCACTATGAAGAAGACATTTCAGCAGAGATACTAGGTGAGTCATTACATAATGATTTACAAGTCAAGATATATGGCTTTATATTGGATCTTGATATTGATCATGACCAGTCAATATTTTTGTTAATAGTTTTAAACCTCTATACTACATACAATATAGCACATACATCAAGTATTCAAGAAGTGTagtttaatgaaaataaactgtgCATCAGTAACACATTATTCATAAACTTACCTCTTATCCAAGATCTTCTTAGGCAAGTAACAAATTTTAAAGTGCCAACTATATCTAAGGCATTGTATCTCCTTTAATGTTTTAACTATTTTACAAAAACACAAATATGCTCTCAGGAGGAAACTATCAGTTTTACTCTAGCCCATCTATTTTTATGCAGTTAATAGCCTCACCTGGATTGGAAACCACAAGCAGCTTGCAGTTTGGGCTGTACTTTACAACATTAGGAATGATGAATTTAAAGATGTTCACGTTACGCTGGACCAAATTAAGACGGCTTTCTCCCTCTTGCTGACGTGCCCCAGCTGTGATAATTACCAGCCTGGAGTTTGCAGTCACATTATAGTCTAGCCCAAAGAGAAACAATAAGCAGATTAAGGACTTTTAAGAGAATTCCAGCAAAAATTTGTTCCAGTAACCTTTTTTATGGACagttttatcagtgttttatgtACGTGGCACATAAATGCCTCTAATGCCCGTCAGTCACCTTCTTTAAGTTTTTGGAATTTTATCACTGTGGCCACTTACATGGAGGAAGACTACATCAACACCTTCTTTGTATTCTGGTTTTAGTTATGTTGTGACTTTATGTAACTAAAACTGGAGGGAGCTGAAAGGAATCACATTTATTTGACTTTTGACTCTCACTATCAAATGAGATACATTCCCCAATTTTTGCCACTGGAGCTCAAGGCTCACTCTTCCATACTCCTATTTCTACTTAACTGTGGTCCTATCAGCTCAGGgatgggctttaaaaaaaaaaaaaaagaagaagaaggcagaGGCAACTTTACACTTATCAAGCATTGTCTTGCTTCTAGATACCGTATGGCACACAGGATAGTCAACCCCAGGTTGAAGATAATGAAAGGAGTCACCTATCAGACAAGGAGTCAGTGATTTTCAAGTGTCAAACTACACTATTTGGGCCCATGTCTGTTTCCTGGCTGGCACTTGTAAAGTGTGAGAGGGTCAAGCCATGAATATACACTGAACAGGCTCGTTTACCCCGTTCTCAACCTTGTGTTAGTGTGCAAAAGGGAATAGaagtatatttcatttaaatatctgAAGCAATGTGGTAAAATATGGACCTAAGAGGCTATGCTAATTACATTCTAATTCAGATGCTTTCCACATCATGGACAAATTGGATTTCCATTTAAAACCATTTGCTACAAATACAAACACTGATATCCATAGTTATCAAAGCAAAATTGTTTGAAGGCTCTCTTATCTAGTATAAAAAAAGGAATCCTTGATGAACTAGATTTCAAGCCTGATAAAGAATTAAGTCTAGCATGGACTACAACTTAAACTTGTTGAAGTACCTTTGCCAGAGACAATTTTTGGTGTTCTAAGGAAAAGGCTGCCATGTTGGAGATCCATCATCTCTCCCTTCAGTTTGTCTTCCATGACATCAACGAGAGCAAGTTCATCTGCCAAGTcctaaaagacataaaatttttaGTTAAATGGAAAATTGCTATTTCCAAATTTCAAGAAGGACATGCAAAATTTCTTTACTTTTCGCATAGGAGAATTCAACTACTTTATTAGTATCAGGACACACCTCAAAGTAGAGGCAGGGCCCCATTCAAAAGCTGACTCATAGATGATCTATACACAGGAAGGATCACTGACCCTCTCTCCAACCCCCTCTTCACCAGGAGCTAACTGCTGTACAGAAGCAGAACACTAGGTTGGCAGTAACATCCAATTATGTAAAACCGCTCCATTTACTCtctcaaattcagttttacacGTTGATTTTAAGGTTGTTAGTCATTAAATAGATGATACTGACAAGTATTATGACTTAAAAAGTGATATTCTGGACCAGTCCCTGGTTACATGTCTTCCATATATTAGCCAACAGTAACAGTTTTacataaagacagacatgtaCATTACAAAACAATGGtgaaaaatatccttttttcAGATGAACCTATAAAAGTTCACAGCTACCTCTCAGATAAAGAATACCAACAATCGCTTTACTACAAATGGGATGTGGACTATTACAACCAAAGAGGTTATACTAGCTGAGCTGCAGAACTATCCCTAATCATCTACAGTATAATGAGTGGTCTGGCTTACTCTTAACCACACCTGAGTTAGGGAGCTTGACAGAAAAAGACCATAGGTGGTTCACAGGTTTGGGAAAAACAAATGACATCAATTTCTGATCCAATGGGGAAGGAGTAAGAGTTGGTATACTATGCGGTCTCTTCTAAAAACACATATGAAGCAACCTGTGTTGTTCCAAGACACTGCTTAGCTAATTTCTGCCTTCAGTTCTTTTCTGTCCCAAACTCAGAATTCATCATTTCACTCTCTTATTAGGAACTCCAAATCCaaacttaaaatatcttaatATTGTAAGCtgcctcaatttcttttttatataaacCAGGCTTGAGTACAGTAAAAAGTACTCTTTATTCACtcacaagttttctttttataattaaagtTTAGCTCCATAATTGGTACCAAAACTGCTATCCAAGGAGGGAGGCAATGGGGATTTGCATGGATGGAAGACTTTACACATTcagtttgattttaattttaccaCATATACATACCAATTTCAATTCAAAAATTACCTTAAAATAGCTTTAGCTTGTTTAAAGGCATGGGCTCCACTTTTCCATTTGTAGGCAATTAATGCAGGTTAATAAAGCACAGTGAATTTAAGAAACTGGGTCTTCAGCCTAAAAACCTTTGATTTTTGTAGTTTAGATATTCTTTTGGCATACcatcatgttttaaaagtttgtttcatGTGAAGTTCTTTGAATGAGTTCATGAacataaatatttgcataaaCAATGTGATAATACAATTCTTGGAGACGGAGTGGGATGGATGGAGTCAAGGAATCCCTGACTTCCAGAGTGATGGGCTCTCACTTACCTTCATTAAGATACTGATGGCACAGGCCATGCCAACAGCACCAACCCCAACAACTGTAATCTTATTCTGGGGGACATGTTCTTCCTTAAGAAGATTCTGAATCAGCTGATCCTTGAGAGTTGCCATTTTGGACTTAGAACGAAAAGGAATCTATAGGGGAAAAACATGCATTGTCACtgtgtccttttaaaattaaCGCTTATTAACCAAAAGCTGTTCTGAAAaagtttattttgcttctttttgggGTACTTGCCACTAAAAATTACAAGGGAAGACtaaaaggagggtgggaagaaacCTAAAGATAGCGAAAGGAGAGGTGAAAGGCCTAATGCCAGGATCTGGTCTGGCTAGGATCATTGGTGTAAAG
This genomic interval carries:
- the LOC105095329 gene encoding L-lactate dehydrogenase A chain yields the protein MATLKDQLIQNLLKEEHVPQNKITVVGVGAVGMACAISILMKDLADELALVDVMEDKLKGEMMDLQHGSLFLRTPKIVSGKDYNVTANSRLVIITAGARQQEGESRLNLVQRNVNIFKFIIPNVVKYSPNCKLLVVSNPVDILTYVAWKISGFPKNRVIGSGCNLDSARFRYLMGERLGVHPLSCHGWILGEHGDSSVPVWSGINVAGVSLKNLHPELGTDADKEQWKAVHKQVVDSAYEVIKLKGYTSWAIGLSVADLAESIMKNLRRVHPISTMIKGLYGIKEDVFLSVPCILGQNGISDVVKVTLTPEEEAHLKKSADTLWGIQKELQF